The proteins below come from a single Acaryochloris sp. CCMEE 5410 genomic window:
- a CDS encoding EAL domain-containing protein has translation MSKGTIICIDDDRLILNTLRDQLQRIIDDSYEIEVAESGGEALELFTELEVDQIPIPLVICDQNLPDMGGDSLLSYLQIQYPKTRKILLTGEANLDAVINAVNSANLYRYIAKPWDETDLGLTVKAALKSHLQDEQLIEQNRTLRAMNAQLLGVIDERQLVQQKLQESETRLESILNSLDDVVWSAAVDEFQLLYLNPAAEAVHGYPVSSFLSNPDLWLEVVHPADRHQMIHFFDQLLVAGSLNIEYRILRPDGEIRWLKNRGHVIMGDQGCPHRLDGIIYDITEQKRAQAQLIHDAFHDELTGLPNRNLMMERISQSLKRQHRRSDYQFALLFIDLDRFKIINDSLGHIVGDQLLVAIAHLLENCVRTSDTVARLGGDEFTILLDGIQGIEDAIQVAERILETLKTPFQVGEHSVFTGSSIGIAYNSVQYDDPTLLLRDADIAMYRAKSLGKGCFVVFSPEMHAQTLSLLKLERDLRSAVDRQEFVLYYQPIIDLQSGDLTDVEVLVRWQHPDRGLVMPSEFIPLAEETGLIVEIGQWVLQEACQTLRVYQQQFASATELKFSVNLSSEQLQDPNFIQTVDRVLSQSGLDGRYLKLELTESMLMSHEEKHIKTLQQLRDRNITISLDDFGTGYSSLSYLYRFPLDTLKIDQSFVSRMISEPKDAEIVNTIISLARTLNMDVIAEGIETEEEVLHLKKLGCERGQGYWFSPPMSQEKLEEHLQAGPQWFVQQQPMNPNLSFLAPSTSPIVDVQN, from the coding sequence GTGAGCAAAGGCACGATCATTTGCATTGATGATGACCGATTGATTTTGAATACGCTACGAGATCAATTGCAGCGAATTATCGACGATAGCTACGAAATTGAGGTGGCAGAAAGTGGTGGAGAAGCCCTTGAACTCTTTACTGAGTTAGAGGTGGACCAAATCCCGATTCCCTTGGTTATTTGTGACCAAAATTTGCCGGATATGGGGGGGGATTCTCTACTCAGTTATCTACAAATTCAATATCCGAAAACCCGAAAAATTCTGTTAACAGGGGAGGCGAATTTAGATGCTGTGATTAATGCGGTTAATTCTGCCAATTTATACCGATATATCGCTAAACCCTGGGATGAAACGGACTTAGGGCTAACGGTAAAGGCGGCGTTAAAGAGTCATCTGCAAGATGAGCAGTTGATTGAGCAAAATAGAACCCTCCGAGCCATGAATGCTCAGTTGCTGGGGGTCATTGATGAGCGTCAGCTCGTCCAGCAGAAATTGCAGGAGAGTGAAACCCGTTTAGAAAGCATCCTCAATTCATTAGATGATGTGGTGTGGTCAGCAGCGGTTGACGAATTTCAGCTGTTGTATTTGAATCCGGCAGCAGAAGCGGTTCATGGCTATCCGGTGTCGTCATTCCTCAGTAATCCTGATTTATGGCTAGAGGTGGTTCATCCTGCGGATCGTCATCAAATGATCCATTTCTTTGATCAATTGCTCGTTGCCGGTTCCCTTAATATTGAATATCGAATATTGCGGCCTGATGGAGAAATTAGGTGGCTGAAAAATCGAGGACATGTGATCATGGGTGATCAAGGATGTCCCCATCGCCTAGATGGAATTATTTACGATATTACGGAGCAAAAACGGGCTCAGGCTCAATTAATCCACGATGCCTTTCATGATGAATTAACGGGACTACCCAACCGTAATTTGATGATGGAGCGCATCTCTCAATCCTTGAAGCGCCAGCATCGCAGGTCTGATTATCAATTTGCCCTGCTGTTTATTGATCTGGACCGATTTAAGATTATCAACGACAGTTTGGGACATATCGTCGGTGACCAACTGCTAGTTGCGATCGCACACCTGTTAGAAAACTGTGTACGCACCTCTGATACTGTGGCCCGTCTTGGGGGAGATGAATTTACCATTCTCCTGGATGGTATTCAGGGCATAGAGGATGCAATCCAGGTGGCAGAACGCATTCTGGAAACCTTAAAAACCCCCTTTCAGGTGGGAGAACATAGTGTCTTTACGGGATCCAGTATCGGTATCGCTTACAACTCTGTGCAGTATGACGATCCAACCTTATTATTGCGGGATGCAGATATTGCCATGTATCGTGCTAAATCCTTAGGGAAAGGTTGCTTTGTGGTATTTAGCCCAGAGATGCATGCCCAGACCCTTAGCCTGCTCAAACTTGAACGAGATCTGCGGTCTGCGGTTGATCGACAAGAATTTGTGCTGTATTACCAGCCGATCATTGACCTGCAGTCAGGAGACCTTACGGATGTTGAGGTCTTGGTTAGGTGGCAACATCCGGATCGGGGACTAGTGATGCCATCGGAATTTATCCCCTTAGCAGAAGAGACGGGTCTAATCGTAGAGATTGGTCAGTGGGTGCTTCAGGAAGCTTGCCAGACTCTACGGGTTTATCAACAACAGTTTGCCTCTGCAACGGAGTTGAAATTTAGCGTCAATTTATCCAGTGAACAACTGCAAGATCCCAACTTTATCCAAACTGTAGATCGGGTTTTATCTCAGTCCGGGCTAGACGGACGATATTTAAAGCTTGAACTCACCGAAAGTATGCTAATGTCCCATGAAGAGAAGCATATAAAGACACTGCAGCAACTGCGCGATCGCAATATCACCATCAGCCTGGATGACTTTGGGACGGGGTATTCGTCTTTGAGCTACCTTTACCGCTTTCCCTTAGACACCCTCAAAATTGATCAATCTTTTGTGAGTCGGATGATTTCTGAACCGAAAGATGCTGAGATTGTGAATACCATCATCTCCCTGGCCCGCACCTTGAATATGGATGTAATTGCCGAAGGGATTGAAACAGAAGAAGAAGTTTTACACTTAAAGAAACTGGGTTGCGAGCGGGGACAAGGATATTGGTTCTCTCCACCCATGAGTCAGGAGAAGTTGGAAGAACATCTTCAGGCTGGACCTCAATGGTTCGTTCAACAACAGCCCATGAACCCTAATCTTTCCTTTCTAGCACCATCTACGTCGCCTATTGTGGATGTGCAGAATTAA
- a CDS encoding uracil-xanthine permease family protein — protein sequence MNLSPPHPVESPSSYSFRLKDIILGAQMLFIAFGALVLVPILAGLDPNVALFTAGVGTLVFQLITKGKVPVFLASSFAFIAPITAGIQQFGLAATMSGLVAAGFLYMLLSMLVLWRGPDSILKVLPPIVTGPVIMVIGLSLAPIAIQMASEAGSNYGVGTAQFLAALALITTIVAALLARGTFQLVPILMGISVGYVGALLLGIVDFSPVVAAPWLMRPQFTLPTLHWPAIAFFVPVAIAPAIEHIGDILVISSITGNPLLRDPGLHRTLLGDGVATSMAALLGGPPNTTYSEVTGAVALTRAFNPGIMTWAALIAIMLSFSGKLGALLRTIPPPVMGGVLVVLFGTIVVVGINSLVQSGSNLLQSRNMIIVGVILVLGAGNMSLTIGQFSLEGIGLSSLMGVLLNSVLPNPSPGE from the coding sequence ATGAACCTTAGCCCGCCTCATCCGGTTGAATCTCCCAGTTCCTACTCCTTCCGCCTCAAGGACATCATCCTGGGGGCGCAAATGCTTTTTATCGCCTTTGGGGCGTTGGTCTTAGTTCCTATCCTGGCAGGCTTAGATCCGAATGTGGCTTTATTCACGGCGGGAGTAGGAACGCTGGTCTTTCAACTGATTACCAAAGGCAAAGTCCCTGTTTTTTTGGCTTCTTCCTTTGCCTTTATTGCGCCGATTACCGCTGGTATCCAACAATTTGGTTTGGCTGCAACGATGTCCGGGTTGGTCGCGGCTGGTTTCTTGTACATGCTTTTAAGTATGTTGGTGCTGTGGCGGGGGCCAGACTCAATTTTGAAAGTGTTACCACCGATCGTGACGGGGCCTGTGATCATGGTGATTGGCCTATCGTTGGCCCCCATCGCGATTCAAATGGCGTCTGAGGCAGGCTCTAATTATGGTGTGGGAACAGCACAGTTCCTAGCTGCTTTGGCCTTAATCACAACGATTGTGGCGGCCCTGTTGGCCCGAGGAACGTTTCAATTAGTCCCGATTTTGATGGGGATTAGTGTGGGATATGTCGGTGCCTTGTTGTTGGGGATTGTGGATTTCTCTCCCGTTGTGGCAGCGCCTTGGCTCATGCGGCCTCAATTTACCTTACCGACCCTGCATTGGCCTGCGATCGCATTCTTTGTGCCCGTTGCGATTGCCCCGGCCATTGAGCATATCGGCGATATCCTCGTGATCAGCTCCATCACTGGCAATCCTTTATTGCGTGATCCAGGACTGCATCGCACCCTCTTAGGCGATGGTGTGGCCACTTCAATGGCAGCATTGTTGGGGGGCCCTCCCAATACCACCTACTCAGAAGTGACGGGTGCAGTTGCCCTGACCCGGGCCTTTAATCCTGGCATTATGACTTGGGCTGCCCTCATTGCCATTATGCTGTCCTTCTCCGGTAAATTAGGAGCTTTATTAAGGACCATTCCCCCACCCGTTATGGGAGGAGTATTGGTGGTGCTGTTCGGCACCATTGTCGTGGTGGGAATTAACAGCTTGGTTCAGTCTGGGAGTAACCTGTTGCAGTCCCGCAACATGATTATTGTGGGGGTGATTCTAGTGTTAGGAGCGGGGAATATGAGCCTAACCATAGGCCAGTTCTCCTTGGAAGGTATTGGGCTGTCCAGCCTAATGGGAGTGTTGTTAAATAGCGTTCTACCGAATCCTAGTCCGGGTGAATAG
- a CDS encoding ATP-binding protein, whose protein sequence is MFIQTLRSFPGKIARRQKLKTVLVVPFVLQVCAAVGLVGYLSFQNGQRSIESLAQQLTDEVEIHIAERTQTYLSAPHDINQLNQSAIDLGQLKVNNLNSMERHFWRQIQIFNQISYIQFGTPEGEFVGLAANDDGSFTYQVTENTGDLQTYTIQKNGKRGKRIKTSPDFVPQKRPWYLVPEKADKPTWTDIYAWVNPPTLAITLGQPYYDPSGTFQGVLATDLTIAQFSDFLKSLKIGKTGKSFILERSGLLVATSTSEQPFTTSDEGPKRLPALSSQDPVVRATTEKLLERFGTLQEISVRQQLDVMIDGQRHFLQVNPLRDQHGLDWLSVVVVPESDFMEQIYANTRSTIGLSFAALLSAILIGVATARWVTHPILQINEAATAISSGDLQRHVSLNRTDELGELARAFNLMVNDLRVSLEERNVMVEALKESEQQLAEYNRSLEQEVQQRTQELVQSEKMVALGQLTAGVAHEINTPLGAIQAAGENIASSLEKSMQRLPQILDQLQPDQSDAFFELLAVAQQQELLTSREERKLKRSLKKILAEKSLEPANDMASILSKMGVSADLSPFEPILALPNNTEVLDVAYDLTVIHNNTQNIRLAVGRAAKIVFALKSYARQDLSNEKVKASVPDTVETVLTLYHNQIKHGIDLTKSFEEVPDIYCYPEELAQVWTNLLHNAMQAMDYKGHIELAIGLDQQGILVSVTDSGSGIPEDVQAKIFDPFFTTKPAGEGSGLGLDIVRKIVDKHQGKVECQSQPGHTRFEVWLPLEVS, encoded by the coding sequence ATGTTTATCCAAACGTTGCGATCCTTTCCAGGGAAAATCGCTCGTCGCCAGAAGCTAAAAACGGTTTTAGTGGTGCCCTTCGTCTTACAGGTTTGTGCGGCCGTCGGCTTAGTGGGCTATTTATCTTTTCAGAATGGCCAACGTTCGATTGAATCTTTGGCACAACAGCTTACGGATGAAGTAGAAATCCATATTGCTGAGCGGACCCAAACCTATTTATCTGCCCCCCATGATATCAATCAGCTTAATCAGAGTGCGATTGATTTAGGCCAGCTTAAGGTTAATAACCTAAACAGCATGGAGCGTCACTTTTGGCGGCAAATTCAGATATTTAACCAAATTAGCTATATCCAGTTTGGAACACCCGAAGGCGAATTTGTCGGACTTGCGGCGAACGACGATGGTAGTTTCACCTATCAAGTCACGGAAAATACCGGAGATCTACAAACCTATACCATTCAAAAAAATGGAAAACGGGGGAAACGGATCAAAACCTCCCCTGACTTTGTTCCTCAAAAGCGCCCTTGGTACTTAGTCCCGGAAAAAGCGGATAAGCCTACTTGGACTGATATTTATGCTTGGGTCAACCCGCCAACCCTAGCGATTACCTTGGGGCAGCCCTATTACGATCCGTCTGGAACCTTTCAGGGTGTCTTAGCAACGGACTTAACCATTGCCCAGTTTAGTGATTTCCTAAAATCTCTCAAGATAGGTAAAACCGGAAAAAGTTTTATCCTAGAGCGTTCTGGGCTTCTCGTGGCAACCTCCACTTCTGAACAACCTTTTACCACATCGGATGAAGGCCCCAAACGATTACCGGCTTTGAGCAGTCAGGACCCCGTTGTGCGCGCAACGACGGAGAAACTACTGGAGCGCTTTGGGACATTACAAGAGATTTCTGTTCGTCAACAACTGGATGTCATGATTGACGGCCAGCGGCATTTTTTACAAGTGAACCCCCTACGGGATCAGCATGGTTTAGATTGGCTAAGTGTTGTTGTCGTGCCTGAATCAGACTTTATGGAGCAAATTTATGCCAATACCCGTTCAACGATTGGCTTATCCTTTGCTGCCCTGCTATCCGCTATTTTGATTGGTGTGGCAACGGCTCGGTGGGTGACTCACCCTATCCTGCAAATTAACGAAGCGGCAACAGCAATTTCATCAGGGGATCTACAACGACATGTTTCCTTAAATCGGACGGATGAGTTGGGGGAATTAGCTCGAGCGTTCAACCTGATGGTCAATGACTTAAGGGTCTCTTTGGAAGAGCGAAATGTCATGGTGGAGGCGTTGAAAGAGAGTGAGCAACAGTTAGCTGAATATAATCGGTCCCTGGAGCAGGAGGTTCAACAGCGAACCCAGGAACTGGTCCAGTCAGAAAAAATGGTGGCTTTAGGCCAACTCACAGCAGGGGTTGCCCATGAAATCAATACGCCCTTGGGAGCGATTCAAGCCGCCGGAGAAAATATTGCTTCTTCCCTAGAGAAGTCGATGCAACGGCTTCCCCAAATCCTGGACCAATTGCAGCCCGATCAATCTGACGCATTCTTTGAGTTGCTGGCGGTGGCTCAACAACAGGAGTTGTTGACTTCTCGCGAGGAACGGAAGCTAAAGCGAAGCTTGAAGAAAATCCTGGCAGAGAAAAGCTTAGAGCCTGCTAATGACATGGCCAGCATTCTCAGTAAGATGGGGGTCTCCGCTGATCTTTCACCATTTGAACCCATTCTGGCGTTGCCGAATAATACCGAAGTTTTGGATGTTGCCTATGATTTGACGGTCATACATAACAACACTCAGAATATCCGCTTGGCTGTGGGACGGGCAGCCAAAATTGTATTTGCCCTGAAGAGCTATGCTCGCCAGGATCTGAGTAATGAGAAAGTCAAAGCGTCAGTCCCCGACACGGTAGAGACGGTTCTGACCTTGTACCATAACCAGATTAAACATGGCATTGATTTAACGAAATCCTTTGAAGAAGTACCAGATATTTATTGCTATCCTGAAGAGTTGGCCCAAGTATGGACGAATCTGCTTCATAATGCCATGCAGGCCATGGATTACAAAGGCCATATTGAATTAGCCATTGGATTGGATCAACAGGGAATTCTGGTCAGCGTTACAGATTCAGGCAGTGGTATTCCTGAGGATGTGCAAGCCAAGATCTTTGATCCCTTTTTCACGACAAAACCTGCTGGCGAAGGGAGTGGTTTGGGACTAGATATCGTCCGTAAAATTGTCGATAAACACCAAGGAAAGGTCGAATGTCAGAGTCAGCCAGGGCATACTAGGTTTGAGGTTTGGTTACCCCTTGAGGTGAGCTAA
- the sppA gene encoding signal peptide peptidase SppA has protein sequence MIWPFKGARKQIARLEIKGAIAGATRKHVLEALKTIEDKGYPVLLLRIDSPGGTVVDSHEIYSALIKLREKIKIVASFGNISASGGVYIGMGAEHIMANPGTITGSIGVILRGNNLERLLDKVGVSFKVIKSGPYKDILAFDRELTEPERQILQDLIDSSYSQFVEIVAEGRNLEVDAVKQFADGRVFTGQQALELGLVDRLGTEEDARCWAAELAGLDPEKAKCNTIEEQKSFWSKLLPGSRQSSWSVPPQVADWVNFEIATNGLPLWLYRP, from the coding sequence ATGATTTGGCCGTTTAAAGGTGCCCGCAAACAAATAGCCCGTTTGGAGATCAAAGGTGCGATCGCAGGTGCAACCCGAAAGCATGTCTTGGAAGCTCTCAAAACGATTGAAGATAAAGGCTATCCAGTACTTCTCCTCCGCATCGACAGTCCAGGAGGAACGGTCGTTGATTCCCATGAAATTTACAGTGCCCTGATCAAATTACGAGAAAAGATCAAGATTGTTGCCAGCTTTGGTAATATTTCTGCTTCTGGCGGGGTCTATATTGGCATGGGGGCTGAACATATCATGGCTAACCCAGGCACCATAACCGGCAGTATTGGCGTGATTCTCCGAGGGAATAACCTAGAGCGTCTTTTAGATAAGGTGGGGGTTTCCTTTAAGGTCATCAAGTCTGGCCCCTACAAAGACATTCTGGCCTTTGATCGAGAGTTGACCGAGCCGGAACGTCAAATCCTCCAAGATTTGATTGACAGCAGCTATTCTCAATTTGTGGAGATTGTGGCAGAAGGTCGAAACTTAGAAGTAGACGCCGTTAAGCAATTTGCTGATGGGCGTGTCTTCACGGGACAGCAAGCCCTTGAACTCGGTCTAGTAGATCGATTAGGAACAGAAGAAGATGCCCGGTGCTGGGCGGCTGAACTGGCAGGCCTAGATCCTGAGAAGGCCAAATGCAACACCATAGAAGAACAGAAATCCTTTTGGAGTAAGCTGCTACCCGGTAGTCGCCAATCTTCCTGGTCTGTACCTCCCCAAGTTGCGGATTGGGTGAATTTTGAGATAGCAACGAATGGCTTACCCTTGTGGCTTTATCGGCCTTAA
- the aroH gene encoding chorismate mutase: MEDNSVSWKVRAIRGATTATENSVAAIREAVNDLMSAIESENSLDVNEIISVTFSVTRDLDAVFPAAIARQRPNWDAVPLLDVQQMHVSSDLDYCIRCLIHFNTADPNQAIHHIYQRGARHLRPDWGFIKARVSTSSSL; encoded by the coding sequence ATGGAGGATAATTCTGTGTCATGGAAAGTGAGGGCAATCCGCGGAGCGACGACAGCGACTGAGAATTCCGTAGCCGCAATACGGGAAGCCGTGAATGATCTCATGTCGGCCATTGAGTCAGAGAATTCTCTGGATGTGAATGAAATTATCAGCGTAACGTTTTCCGTGACTCGGGATTTAGATGCCGTTTTTCCTGCAGCAATCGCTCGCCAGCGTCCCAACTGGGATGCCGTCCCTCTCCTAGATGTGCAGCAGATGCATGTATCAAGTGATCTGGATTATTGTATCCGCTGTTTGATCCATTTCAATACTGCAGATCCGAACCAAGCGATCCATCATATCTACCAAAGAGGGGCCAGACATTTACGCCCAGATTGGGGTTTTATCAAAGCAAGAGTTTCCACTTCCTCATCGTTGTAA
- a CDS encoding DMT family transporter, giving the protein MQFSLPHSQRFPSRLILIAPFFLWGTAMVAMKGVLAHTTPLFMGGLRIAPAGLLVIGVALLLGKAQPKGWRAWLWILLFALVDVTLFQGFLALGLSHTSAGLGSVMIDSQPLVVALLALILYGERIGLWGWLGLGIGVGGISCIGLPDKWILQLGSGEWLQQDWQQFLNWQYLNQLTQSGEFLMLLAALSMAVGTVMIRQVCRYADPISATGWHMVIGGLPLFIGSGLWESEQWAHLTQIDWLSISYAAVFGSAVAYGLFFYFASKGNLTSLSSLTFLTPVFALVFGNLFLAEVLSPIQTLGVCLTLVSIYFVNQREQLPTLGHLWLSLELRILGTKDSKTAEIPVRVDSKTTAK; this is encoded by the coding sequence ATGCAATTTAGTCTGCCTCACTCTCAACGCTTTCCCAGTCGCCTGATTCTGATCGCCCCCTTCTTCTTATGGGGAACCGCGATGGTTGCCATGAAGGGAGTTTTAGCCCACACCACTCCCCTGTTTATGGGTGGTTTGCGCATTGCCCCTGCTGGACTGTTGGTTATAGGAGTAGCTCTACTTCTGGGTAAAGCTCAACCCAAGGGATGGCGAGCCTGGCTATGGATATTGCTATTTGCCCTAGTCGATGTCACCTTATTCCAAGGTTTTCTAGCATTAGGGCTCTCCCATACCTCTGCAGGGCTTGGATCTGTAATGATCGATTCACAGCCCCTCGTGGTGGCCTTACTGGCGCTGATCCTATATGGGGAGCGAATTGGGCTGTGGGGATGGTTAGGATTAGGCATTGGTGTGGGCGGGATTAGCTGTATTGGGTTGCCCGATAAATGGATTTTGCAGTTGGGGTCTGGGGAATGGCTGCAACAGGACTGGCAGCAATTTCTTAATTGGCAATACCTCAATCAGCTTACTCAAAGTGGGGAGTTTCTGATGCTGCTAGCAGCCCTGTCAATGGCAGTGGGAACCGTGATGATCCGCCAAGTGTGCCGCTATGCCGACCCTATCAGTGCCACCGGTTGGCATATGGTCATTGGGGGACTTCCCCTGTTTATAGGGTCTGGGCTTTGGGAATCTGAGCAATGGGCCCATTTAACCCAAATTGACTGGCTATCCATTAGCTATGCTGCCGTTTTTGGTAGTGCGGTTGCCTATGGCCTCTTTTTCTATTTCGCATCCAAAGGCAACTTAACCAGCCTCAGTTCCTTAACATTTTTGACGCCAGTCTTTGCCCTAGTCTTTGGCAACCTGTTTTTGGCAGAAGTTCTCAGCCCGATCCAAACCCTGGGCGTCTGCCTCACCCTCGTCAGTATTTATTTTGTTAACCAAAGAGAGCAGCTTCCCACCCTGGGACATCTATGGTTATCTCTAGAGCTTCGGATATTGGGTACCAAAGATTCCAAGACTGCGGAGATCCCGGTCCGAGTTGATTCCAAGACGACCGCTAAATAA
- a CDS encoding isochorismatase, whose product MLTPLPIPDFFDPQRVGEVWRVPYQERAQQAQDWANQRRIQPAAKDKTRVCLMAIDVQNTFCIPEFELFVGGHSGMGAVEDNRRLCEFIYRNLGTITEIAPTMDTHTAMQIFHADFWVNDRGESPGPLTMISLAEVEQGAWKVNPAMAYSLGNYMALQNFARHYVQRLSQEGKYPLTIWPYHSMLGGIGHALVAAVEEACFFHNLARHSQTHFEIKGGNPLTENYSVLRPEVLDDSKGRPIAQKNTRFIQKLLDFDAVIIAGQAKSHCVAWTIDDLLTDIQAQDPELAKKIYLLEDCSSPVVVPGVVDFTEQANEAFLRFQQAGMHVVRSTDAIATWPGFHP is encoded by the coding sequence ATGTTGACACCATTACCGATTCCTGATTTCTTTGACCCTCAGCGGGTGGGAGAGGTGTGGCGGGTTCCTTACCAGGAACGAGCCCAACAGGCCCAGGATTGGGCTAATCAACGGAGGATACAGCCAGCGGCGAAGGATAAAACGCGGGTTTGCCTGATGGCGATTGATGTCCAAAATACGTTCTGTATTCCTGAGTTTGAACTGTTTGTGGGGGGACATTCTGGCATGGGGGCGGTGGAGGATAATCGCCGACTCTGTGAGTTTATCTACCGCAATTTAGGGACGATTACGGAAATTGCACCGACGATGGATACCCATACGGCGATGCAGATCTTCCATGCTGATTTTTGGGTGAATGATCGCGGTGAGTCTCCAGGGCCGCTGACGATGATTTCTTTGGCGGAGGTAGAACAGGGGGCCTGGAAGGTGAATCCAGCCATGGCCTATAGTCTGGGCAATTATATGGCGCTGCAGAATTTTGCCCGCCATTATGTCCAACGTCTTTCCCAAGAGGGGAAATATCCCCTGACGATTTGGCCCTATCACTCGATGCTGGGGGGGATTGGTCATGCCCTAGTGGCGGCGGTGGAGGAGGCCTGTTTTTTCCATAATCTGGCCCGCCATAGTCAAACCCATTTTGAAATTAAGGGGGGCAATCCGCTGACGGAAAATTACTCGGTGCTCCGACCGGAGGTCCTCGATGATTCCAAGGGGCGGCCCATTGCCCAAAAGAATACTCGATTTATCCAAAAGCTGCTGGATTTTGATGCGGTGATTATTGCCGGGCAGGCCAAGAGTCACTGTGTGGCCTGGACCATTGATGACTTACTGACGGACATTCAGGCCCAGGACCCGGAATTGGCAAAGAAAATTTACTTGCTGGAAGATTGTTCTTCGCCGGTGGTGGTGCCGGGGGTGGTCGATTTTACGGAGCAGGCGAATGAGGCGTTCCTCCGGTTCCAACAAGCGGGGATGCATGTGGTGCGGTCTACGGATGCGATCGCAACTTGGCCTGGATTCCATCCTTAG
- a CDS encoding response regulator: MANSAILCVDDESVVLRSLRDQISKYFGEQHTCEIAESVEEAWEVIEELKEDNIEILLIISDWLMPGIKGDEFLIELNQKFPEIVTVLLSGQADQSAVERIHQNMQLHAYVSKPWNEEDLMGVIQAGLSTFQK; encoded by the coding sequence ATGGCAAATTCAGCTATTCTTTGTGTTGATGATGAATCTGTAGTCCTTAGAAGTCTACGAGACCAAATTAGCAAGTATTTTGGCGAACAGCATACCTGTGAAATTGCTGAGAGTGTCGAAGAAGCGTGGGAAGTCATCGAGGAATTGAAAGAAGATAATATTGAAATTCTCCTCATTATTTCAGATTGGTTAATGCCCGGAATCAAAGGGGACGAATTCCTGATTGAATTGAATCAAAAATTCCCAGAAATTGTGACGGTGTTGTTATCAGGGCAAGCGGATCAATCTGCAGTCGAGCGAATTCACCAGAACATGCAACTTCATGCCTATGTTTCCAAGCCCTGGAATGAAGAAGATTTAATGGGTGTGATTCAAGCCGGATTGTCTACATTTCAAAAATAG
- a CDS encoding CBS domain-containing protein: MAESHPVVKDFMTPDPITISPTDSIEKVIKLIEDHRISGMPVVDASNHVVGIISEGDLLVRESPMQPPLYMTLLGSVIYFESPKQFHQHMQKALGMLVQDVMTSQPITTKPDIPLTSAANLMLSKKINRLPVVDNDQYLIGIITRHDLVRALKPAVTYESLPD; this comes from the coding sequence ATGGCAGAATCTCATCCCGTAGTCAAAGACTTTATGACCCCTGATCCTATTACTATCTCTCCTACGGACTCAATAGAGAAAGTGATCAAGCTAATAGAGGATCATCGAATCAGTGGAATGCCCGTGGTGGATGCCTCGAATCATGTAGTTGGCATTATCTCAGAAGGCGATTTGCTCGTTAGAGAATCCCCCATGCAACCACCTTTGTATATGACCTTGCTAGGGAGCGTCATATACTTTGAGTCTCCAAAGCAATTCCATCAGCATATGCAAAAGGCGTTGGGTATGTTGGTTCAGGACGTTATGACGAGCCAACCGATTACCACTAAGCCAGATATCCCTTTAACGTCTGCAGCCAACTTGATGTTGTCAAAAAAGATCAACCGTTTACCAGTGGTTGATAACGACCAATATTTGATAGGCATCATTACACGGCATGATTTAGTGCGCGCATTAAAGCCTGCCGTAACCTATGAATCACTTCCTGATTGA